The following coding sequences lie in one Lolium perenne isolate Kyuss_39 chromosome 2, Kyuss_2.0, whole genome shotgun sequence genomic window:
- the LOC127333383 gene encoding malvidin galactosylase UGT88C3: protein MPSANVLLLPEPGSGHLMSLIEAGKRLIGHGGSDALTVTVLIIRPATAESAAEVDAHVSRVAASGSGIRFHRLPAVDPPTDCAGNLQEFKSRYMQLQAPHVKAALADLDAAALVIDFFATAVIDAARELAVPTYVYFTSTAALLALTLRLPVLDEVVQAFDGAVDVPGMPPVPAGSVPGFLGDKKSPNYAWFVYHGRRFMDADGIIINTVGELEPGLLAAIAQGRCVPGRRAPPLYPIGPVIDLGVKESSEDCVRWLDAQPRASVVFLCFGSLGFFDVAKAHEVATGLERSGHRFMWTLRGPPVAGSRHPTDADLDELLPEGFLERTKRRGLVWPMRAPQKEILAHPAVGCFVTHCGWNSTLESLWHGVPLVPWPLYAEQHLNAFELVSDVGVAVAMEVDRKGNNFVEAEDLERAVRCLMDGSDEGLKAREKAMKMKAACRKAVEDGGSSYAALQRLRHAILRGTKCNGVASPGETHLATTS from the coding sequence ATGCCGAGCGCTAACGTCCTCCTCCTCCCCGAGCCCGGCTCCGGccacctcatgtccctcatcgaaGCCGGCAAGCGGCTGATCGGCCACGGCGGATCGGACGCGCTCACTGTCACCGTGCTGATCATCCGCCCAGCCACGGCCGAGTCGGCTGCCGAGGTCGACGCGCACGTCAGCCGCGTCGCGGCCTCCGGGTCCGGGATCCGGTTCCACCGCCTCCCCGCCGTCGATCCGCCCACGGACTGCGCCGGCAACCTGCAGGAGTTCAAGTCCCGCTACATGCAGCTGCAGGCGCCCCACGTCAAGGCCGCCTTGGCGGATCTCGACGCCGCCGCGCTCGTCATAGACTTCTTCGCCACCGCCGTGATCGACGCGGCCCGCGAGCTCGCCGTGCCCACGTACGTCTACTTCACGTCCACTGCCGCGCTGCTCGCGCTCACCCTGCGCCTGCCTGTGCTGGACGAGGTCGTCCAGGCGTTCGACGGCGCGGTAGACGTCCCGGGCATGCCGCCGGTGCCCGCGGGATCTGTCCCGGGGTTTCTGGGAGACAAGAAGAGCCCCAACTACGCGTGGTTCGTGTACCACGGCCGTCGCTTCATGGACGCCGACGGCATCATCATTAACACGGTGGGCGAGCTCGAGCCGGGGCTTCTCGCGGCGATAGCGCAAGGCCGGTGCGTCCCAGGACGACGTGCGCCGCCGCTGTACCCGATTGGCCCAGTCATCGACCTGGGCGTCAAAGAGTCGAGCGAGGACTGTGTCCGGTGGCTCGACGCGCAGCCTCGGGCGTCGGTGGTGTTCCTTTGCTTCGGGAGCCTGGGCTTTTTCGACGTGGCCAAGGCGCACGAGGTCGCCACGGGGCTGGAGCGCAGCGGGCATCGTTTCATGTGGACGCTGCGCGGCCCTCCTGTCGCCGGCTCGCGCCACCCGACGGACGCAGACCTAGACGAGCTTCTCCCGGAGGGGTTCTTGGAGAGGACCAAGAGGAGGGGCCTCGTGTGGCCGATGCGAGCCCCGCAGAAGGAGATTCTCGCTCACCCCGCCGTTGGCTGCTTCGTGACCCATTGCGGGTGGAACTCGACGCTGGAGAGCCTGTGGCATGGCGTGCCGCTGGTGCCGTGGCCTCTGTACGCAGAGCAGCACCTCAACGCGTTCGAGCTCGTTTCCGACGTGGGAGTCGCCGTGGCGATGGAAGTGGACAGGAAGGGGAACAACTTTGTGGAGGCGGAGGACCTTGAGCGGGCGGTGAGATGTCTGATGGACGGGTCGGATGAGGGTCTGAAGGCGAGGGAAAAGGCCATGAAGATGAAGGCGGCATGCAGGAAGGCTGTGGAGGACGGCGGCTCGTCCTACGCCGCGCTCCAGAGGCTGCGGCATGCAATTCTCAGGGGTACAAAGTGCAACGGCGTGGCGTCTCCAGGAGAGACGCACCTAGCTACTACATCGTGA